A genomic region of Rhizobium sp. NXC24 contains the following coding sequences:
- the recR gene encoding recombination mediator RecR, whose product MAKRVTGPEIEKLIQLLAKVPGLGPRSARRAALHLIKKKDQLLGPLSHAMGDAYDKVKICSRCGNVDTVDPCTVCTDDRRDQSVIIVVEDVADLWALERAGAMNAAYHVLGGVLSPLDGVGPDDLNIRGLIERVNEGGVREIIIAVNATVEGQTTAHYITDQLAGLEVKITRLAHGVPVGGELDYLDEGTLTAALRARTTI is encoded by the coding sequence ATGGCAAAGCGAGTCACCGGCCCCGAAATTGAAAAACTCATCCAGCTTCTGGCAAAAGTGCCGGGCCTCGGCCCACGCTCGGCACGGCGCGCCGCATTGCACCTGATCAAGAAGAAGGACCAGTTGCTCGGCCCGCTCTCCCATGCCATGGGCGATGCCTATGACAAGGTGAAGATTTGCTCGCGCTGCGGCAACGTCGATACTGTCGACCCCTGCACCGTCTGCACCGACGACCGGCGCGATCAGTCCGTCATCATCGTCGTCGAAGATGTCGCCGACCTCTGGGCACTGGAGCGCGCCGGCGCGATGAATGCCGCCTATCACGTTCTTGGCGGCGTGCTGTCGCCGCTCGATGGCGTCGGACCCGACGATCTCAACATTCGCGGGCTGATAGAGCGCGTCAACGAGGGCGGTGTCCGGGAGATCATCATCGCCGTCAACGCCACAGTCGAGGGGCAAACCACAGCACACTATATAACTGACCAGCTCGCCGGCCTGGAGGTGAAAATCACCCGCCTCGCCCATGGCGTACCGGTTGGCGGCGAGCTCGATTACCTCGACGAAGGCACGCTGACAGCGGCGCTGCGGGCGCGGACGACGATTTGA
- a CDS encoding MOSC domain-containing protein, which translates to MKILAVCIGTAETLPGKSYKTGINKHAVGGTVMVDAEGIIGDAVCNGEHHGGRDQAVYVEGSLTLDWWSNELGRKLEPGAFGENIVIEGLDNREVAVGDRFIAGDLVLEVTSARIPCATFAAKMGDPKFVKRYTQAGRPGIYCRVIKNGTATAGTPVTYVPYAGAKVTMPEMMATFGRRLSPEDRTRYLSAPIHYKLRALLDDDS; encoded by the coding sequence ATGAAAATTCTGGCCGTCTGCATCGGCACCGCCGAAACACTGCCCGGCAAGAGCTACAAGACCGGAATTAACAAGCATGCGGTCGGCGGCACGGTCATGGTCGACGCCGAGGGTATCATCGGCGATGCCGTCTGCAATGGCGAACATCACGGCGGACGCGATCAGGCCGTGTATGTCGAAGGTTCGCTGACGCTGGATTGGTGGTCGAACGAGTTGGGGCGCAAGCTGGAACCCGGTGCGTTCGGCGAAAATATCGTCATCGAAGGGCTCGATAACCGCGAGGTCGCGGTCGGCGACAGATTCATAGCCGGCGATCTAGTTCTGGAGGTCACCTCGGCCCGCATTCCCTGCGCGACGTTCGCGGCGAAGATGGGTGATCCGAAATTCGTCAAGCGCTATACGCAAGCGGGCCGTCCCGGCATCTATTGCCGCGTCATCAAAAACGGCACGGCCACCGCCGGGACGCCGGTGACCTATGTCCCCTATGCCGGCGCCAAGGTCACCATGCCGGAAATGATGGCGACCTTCGGTAGACGATTGTCCCCGGAGGATCGGACGCGTTATCTCTCCGCGCCCATTCACTACAAGCTCAGGGCGCTTCTCGACGATGATTCCTAA